From the genome of Streptomyces sp. NBC_00659, one region includes:
- the fdx gene encoding ISC system 2Fe-2S type ferredoxin has protein sequence MTQIIFLPHEKFCPDGLVTTAEAGQSILDVAHGVRIPIETACGGATAGGTCHVIIREGFDSLNEADELEEDYLDRAWGLEPQSRLSCQARVGTEDLIVEIPRYSLNHAG, from the coding sequence ATGACCCAAATCATCTTTTTGCCTCATGAAAAGTTCTGCCCGGACGGACTCGTGACGACAGCCGAAGCAGGTCAGAGCATCCTCGACGTCGCGCACGGCGTCCGCATTCCGATCGAGACTGCGTGTGGCGGGGCGACTGCCGGCGGCACCTGTCACGTCATCATCCGGGAAGGCTTCGACTCCCTGAATGAAGCAGACGAGCTCGAAGAGGACTACCTGGATAGGGCGTGGGGACTGGAGCCTCAGTCGCGGCTGTCGTGCCAGGCTCGGGTGGGCACTGAGGATCTGATCGTTGAGATCCCCAGGTACTCGCTCAACCATGCCGGCTAG
- a CDS encoding sigma-70 family RNA polymerase sigma factor, translating to MTDAYRNWENIAHPKAWVHKAASRTLARKVASVEEPVDDIPEPSALVPRPDAIAEWEARHDALPLLRSLPMKQRQVMAWTLASFTPTDIADHLGLPAENVRANLKKARRTAAAYLKAREEEQ from the coding sequence ATGACCGATGCCTACCGCAACTGGGAGAACATCGCCCATCCGAAAGCCTGGGTCCACAAAGCCGCCTCCCGCACACTGGCCCGCAAGGTCGCCTCCGTCGAGGAACCCGTCGACGACATCCCCGAACCCTCCGCGCTGGTGCCCCGCCCCGACGCCATCGCGGAATGGGAGGCCCGGCACGACGCGCTCCCCCTGCTGCGCAGTCTGCCGATGAAGCAACGCCAGGTCATGGCCTGGACACTGGCCAGCTTCACCCCTACCGACATCGCCGACCACCTCGGCCTTCCGGCCGAGAACGTGCGCGCCAACCTGAAGAAGGCCCGTCGCACCGCAGCTGCCTACCTCAAGGCACGTGAGGAGGAACAGTGA
- a CDS encoding helix-turn-helix transcriptional regulator encodes MRSDRLVAILLLLQRREQVTAAEVSRELDVSERTARRDLDALAMAGVPVYSVQGRGGGWRLVGGARTDLSGLTASEARALFLAVGPASDATPAMKAALRKLVHALPKPFQVQAEAAASSLVVDPQRWGASRIEHRPPRFLDELQDAVIRGVQVSLGYVDSKGVETRRTVHPLGIVAKGPVWYLVSNTETGRRVFRIDRVSSADPTGDPVHRPGDFDLAESWNEIAKEVDRKRTPLEVQAVCTPDGIGILRMALGERLDVGGSTSDGRIEVVIRGPNEYILAGELSGLVEWVEVTGPPGVRDRLASIGNALVERYGRPRTSGDLHPS; translated from the coding sequence ATGCGATCCGATCGGCTGGTGGCCATACTCCTCTTGCTCCAACGGCGCGAGCAGGTGACAGCCGCGGAGGTCTCCCGAGAGCTGGACGTCTCCGAGCGCACCGCCCGCCGTGACCTCGACGCCCTGGCCATGGCCGGGGTGCCCGTGTACTCCGTGCAGGGCCGAGGCGGCGGCTGGCGCCTGGTGGGCGGCGCTCGTACCGACCTGTCCGGGTTGACCGCCAGTGAGGCACGCGCCCTGTTCCTGGCTGTCGGTCCGGCCTCTGATGCGACGCCGGCGATGAAAGCAGCTCTGCGCAAGCTCGTCCATGCTCTACCGAAGCCCTTCCAGGTGCAGGCCGAGGCAGCAGCGTCGTCGCTGGTCGTAGACCCGCAGCGATGGGGGGCGAGCCGGATCGAGCACCGGCCGCCTCGCTTCCTCGACGAACTCCAGGACGCGGTGATCCGCGGCGTCCAGGTATCGCTCGGCTACGTCGACAGCAAAGGCGTCGAAACCCGGAGAACCGTCCACCCGCTGGGCATCGTCGCCAAAGGTCCTGTGTGGTACCTCGTCTCCAACACCGAGACCGGCCGACGGGTCTTCCGGATCGACCGCGTGTCGTCCGCCGACCCGACCGGCGACCCTGTGCACCGCCCCGGGGACTTTGACCTTGCCGAGAGCTGGAATGAGATCGCCAAAGAGGTCGATCGCAAACGAACGCCGCTGGAGGTCCAGGCGGTATGCACACCCGACGGGATAGGCATACTCCGGATGGCGCTCGGCGAACGGCTCGACGTGGGAGGTTCCACGAGCGATGGCCGCATCGAGGTCGTGATCCGCGGCCCCAACGAGTACATCCTCGCCGGCGAGCTCTCCGGGCTGGTCGAATGGGTCGAGGTGACCGGCCCTCCGGGTGTCCGAGACCGCCTGGCCTCGATCGGCAACGCCCTCGTCGAGCGATACGGCCGGCCGCGCACCAGCGGAGACCTTCACCCGTCTTGA
- a CDS encoding alpha/beta fold hydrolase, which produces MINQAEFPELTLIQVNGVELEVFEAGRENKGKPIVLCHGWPEHAITWRRQMPVLAAAGYHVIAPNQRGYGNSSRPTEVTDYDIEHLTGDLVALLDHYGYEDATFVGHDWGAFAVWSLALLHPDRVNKLINLSLPYMERGETPWIEVMETFLGGDFYFVHFNRQPGVADAVFDANTSQFIRNLYRKNVPPAPPEPGMAFINLAKAETPLGEPAMTEGDLAVIISAFETSGFTGGINWYRNLDRNWHQLADADPIIKQPTLMIYGDRDPFGPRFEKLAEFVPNVEVVGLDCGHWIQGEMPEETNRVISEWLDRQG; this is translated from the coding sequence GTGATCAATCAAGCAGAATTTCCCGAGCTCACCCTCATCCAGGTCAACGGTGTGGAGCTGGAAGTCTTCGAAGCAGGCCGAGAAAACAAGGGCAAGCCCATCGTGCTCTGCCACGGTTGGCCGGAGCACGCCATCACCTGGCGTCGCCAGATGCCCGTCCTCGCCGCAGCCGGCTACCACGTCATCGCACCGAACCAGCGGGGTTACGGCAACTCATCCCGCCCGACCGAGGTGACCGACTACGACATCGAACACCTGACAGGCGACCTCGTCGCGTTGCTGGACCACTATGGCTACGAGGACGCCACCTTCGTCGGCCACGACTGGGGTGCGTTCGCCGTCTGGAGCCTGGCCCTGTTGCACCCCGACCGGGTGAACAAGCTGATCAACCTGAGCCTGCCTTACATGGAACGCGGAGAAACGCCGTGGATCGAGGTCATGGAAACCTTCCTCGGCGGCGACTTCTACTTCGTCCACTTCAACCGGCAGCCGGGCGTCGCGGACGCCGTGTTCGATGCCAACACCTCCCAGTTCATCCGCAACCTCTACCGGAAGAACGTGCCCCCCGCACCCCCTGAGCCGGGCATGGCATTCATCAATCTCGCCAAGGCGGAAACACCGCTCGGTGAGCCCGCCATGACCGAGGGCGACCTGGCCGTCATCATCTCCGCGTTCGAGACGTCGGGATTCACCGGCGGCATCAACTGGTACAGAAACCTCGACCGCAACTGGCACCAGCTGGCGGACGCGGACCCGATCATCAAGCAGCCCACCCTCATGATCTACGGCGACCGGGACCCCTTCGGCCCGAGGTTCGAAAAACTGGCAGAGTTTGTGCCCAACGTGGAAGTGGTCGGCCTGGACTGCGGTCACTGGATCCAGGGGGAAATGCCCGAAGAAACCAACCGCGTGATTTCAGAATGGCTGGACCGGCAGGGCTAG
- a CDS encoding DUF6461 domain-containing protein, giving the protein MRTDADMDSLRWAVAWMCVTFTRDLSPEEVFTRYGADPDQARLLDWDTASALVLGDSDDEMVSLLRSGGIGEWAFCVEEEGGIGFGEKSLAELSRGTETYSLATTDGIDVFQYWRDGECVEYFEPGMEHTRSEPLGLWWDRVETALAAHEREDAGMAPAVALVLDHLGITLDDATLAGPWPSLTLAEDDAPSVPLGDTYAGEGPVPPGTVEIW; this is encoded by the coding sequence ATGAGGACAGACGCGGACATGGATTCGCTCCGCTGGGCGGTGGCCTGGATGTGCGTCACCTTTACCCGCGACCTGAGCCCCGAGGAGGTCTTCACCCGGTACGGGGCCGACCCGGACCAGGCACGCCTGCTCGACTGGGACACGGCCTCGGCCCTGGTCTTGGGCGACTCCGACGACGAGATGGTCTCGCTGCTGCGGTCCGGGGGGATCGGTGAATGGGCCTTTTGCGTCGAGGAGGAAGGTGGCATCGGCTTTGGGGAAAAATCGCTCGCGGAGTTGTCTCGCGGGACTGAGACGTACAGCCTGGCGACGACCGACGGAATCGATGTCTTCCAGTACTGGCGTGACGGCGAGTGCGTCGAGTACTTCGAGCCCGGCATGGAGCACACCCGGTCCGAACCGCTCGGGCTCTGGTGGGATCGGGTGGAAACGGCGCTCGCCGCGCACGAGCGCGAGGATGCCGGCATGGCACCTGCGGTGGCCCTCGTGCTGGACCACCTCGGCATCACCCTGGACGATGCCACCCTCGCCGGGCCCTGGCCCAGCCTGACGCTCGCCGAGGACGATGCGCCATCGGTGCCACTGGGCGACACCTACGCGGGCGAGGGACCGGTTCCGCCCGGGACTGTCGAGATCTGGTAG
- a CDS encoding YdeI/OmpD-associated family protein encodes MEPTFFSSPEEFRDWLEEHHATASECRVGMWKKGTGKPTLSWSEAVDQALCYGWIDGRQSPIDDFSWTIRFTPRRPRSNWSLVNLRKIEELTAQGLMRPAGIAVFEARDRDREEKPVWEFEAAQLARFQAEPRAWEWFSGQAPSYRKSAIHHVISAKRDETRERRLDQLIADSLEGVRLKPFRRPGT; translated from the coding sequence ATGGAGCCAACCTTCTTCTCAAGTCCTGAGGAGTTCCGGGACTGGCTGGAGGAGCACCACGCGACTGCCTCCGAATGCCGGGTGGGCATGTGGAAGAAGGGAACGGGCAAGCCCACGCTGAGCTGGTCGGAGGCGGTCGACCAGGCCCTGTGCTACGGCTGGATCGACGGCCGGCAGAGCCCGATCGACGACTTCTCCTGGACGATCCGGTTCACCCCGCGCAGGCCGCGCAGCAACTGGAGCCTGGTCAACCTCCGCAAGATCGAGGAGCTGACCGCGCAGGGGCTCATGCGGCCGGCCGGCATCGCGGTGTTCGAAGCCCGTGACCGGGACCGCGAGGAGAAGCCGGTCTGGGAGTTCGAGGCGGCGCAGCTGGCTCGCTTCCAGGCAGAACCGCGGGCGTGGGAGTGGTTCAGCGGGCAGGCGCCGTCCTACCGCAAGTCGGCCATCCACCATGTGATCAGTGCCAAGCGGGACGAGACTCGAGAGCGGCGGTTGGACCAGCTGATCGCCGACAGCCTGGAGGGGGTGCGGCTCAAGCCGTTCCGGCGACCTGGAACCTGA
- a CDS encoding IS5 family transposase (programmed frameshift), which produces MGRGTWSWIVPDGLREIAEPLIPSSKVRPQGGGTQDTPDETLFAAIIYVLVSGCAWRALPPCFGISKSTAHRRFLIWSRAGVWGRLHEEILHRLDDADLLDLSRAVLDSAHVRAKKGGDLTGPSPVDRGKPGSKMHVLSDANGLPLLVGVSAANTHDSLALKPMITGHQTRHDPYRGRYFKPQRLHADKAYDIPHLRKWLRGRRIGVRIARKGIESDERLGRRRWVIERTMSWLTGYRRLNHRYERHPRNYLAFLGLAAVLCCCKRLVRLAT; this is translated from the exons ATGGGGCGGGGTACGTGGAGTTGGATTGTTCCGGACGGGCTGCGGGAGATCGCGGAGCCGCTGATCCCGTCGTCGAAGGTGCGGCCTCAGGGTGGCGGAACACAGGACACACCTGATGAGACGCTGTTCGCGGCCATCATCTACGTGCTGGTCAGCGGGTGCGCCTGGCGGGCTTTGCCGCCGTGCTTTGGCATATCGAAGTCGACTGCGCATCGCCGGTTCCTGATCTGGTCCCGGGCGGGAGTATGGGGGCGGCTGCACGAGGAGATCCTGCACCGCCTGGACGACGCCGACCTGCTCGACCTCTCCCGAGCAGTCCTCGATTCCGCCCACGTGAGGGCGAAAAAAG GGGGCGACCTCACAGGCCCGAGTCCCGTGGACCGAGGCAAGCCGGGTTCCAAAATGCACGTCTTGTCGGACGCGAACGGACTGCCCCTCCTCGTCGGCGTCTCGGCCGCCAACACCCACGACAGTCTCGCGCTCAAGCCCATGATCACCGGGCACCAAACGAGACACGACCCCTACAGGGGCCGCTACTTCAAGCCTCAGCGTCTCCACGCCGACAAGGCCTACGACATCCCCCACCTGCGGAAATGGTTACGCGGCAGGCGCATTGGCGTTCGTATCGCCCGCAAGGGCATCGAGTCCGACGAACGACTGGGACGCCGAAGGTGGGTCATCGAACGGACCATGTCCTGGCTGACCGGATACCGCCGGCTCAATCACCGCTACGAACGCCACCCCCGCAACTACCTGGCGTTTCTCGGCCTCGCCGCAGTCCTCTGTTGCTGCAAACGACTCGTCCGCCTCGCCACATAG